A portion of the Bordetella flabilis genome contains these proteins:
- a CDS encoding M23 family metallopeptidase: MTFLALVTSQAQAQSTCMIPPTQKEVVSGRFGKFRPGGAGNHGSAVQTPHIHSGLDFSTSGQSQPLYATTDGVVTVASFSQSAGNMVFIKRDNGDVVSYFHLAGFADGIKPGAKIRAGQQIGISGNTPATSMAKHLHFEYGTAQRDEARAKAFSEKAQLGPFDPAQLPSVVNQASGLGWRTDPAPYFCATFPIEDGHPEQYPILGRDTKAQHDILFGDVPDGGVAPNAQFDDVAVAAANMDAKAAQAAGQSPATRLSDSDGYGALPQPPLGEYDAMSPFEMLQTEGMRRFASAQWNTNLTQVSSRALWVDYNLAEGVSTRLDAEILRKKERINALLAALTAARSNRLSAEAQRNADVAGREEVNQIK; the protein is encoded by the coding sequence GTGACATTCCTGGCCTTGGTGACAAGCCAAGCGCAAGCGCAGTCCACCTGCATGATTCCGCCGACGCAGAAGGAGGTAGTTTCGGGTCGATTCGGTAAGTTTCGCCCGGGTGGGGCCGGCAATCATGGTTCGGCCGTCCAGACCCCGCACATCCACAGCGGGTTGGATTTCTCGACCAGCGGGCAATCGCAGCCGCTGTATGCGACCACCGATGGGGTAGTGACGGTTGCGAGTTTTAGCCAGTCCGCAGGCAACATGGTTTTTATCAAGCGCGATAATGGCGATGTGGTGAGCTATTTCCATTTGGCGGGGTTTGCCGACGGCATCAAGCCAGGAGCGAAGATCAGGGCCGGTCAGCAAATCGGCATCTCGGGCAACACGCCCGCCACGAGCATGGCAAAGCATCTGCACTTCGAGTACGGCACCGCCCAGCGCGACGAAGCTCGCGCGAAGGCGTTCAGTGAGAAAGCGCAGCTCGGCCCATTCGATCCGGCGCAGTTGCCGTCCGTTGTGAACCAGGCCTCCGGCTTGGGGTGGCGCACGGATCCTGCCCCGTACTTCTGCGCGACCTTTCCGATCGAAGACGGTCATCCGGAGCAGTACCCCATTCTGGGCCGCGATACAAAGGCGCAGCACGACATCCTCTTCGGCGATGTGCCGGATGGTGGCGTAGCGCCAAATGCGCAGTTTGACGATGTTGCCGTTGCAGCGGCCAACATGGATGCGAAAGCGGCGCAAGCGGCAGGACAGTCGCCTGCGACGCGGCTTTCCGATAGTGACGGCTATGGAGCGCTGCCGCAGCCGCCTTTGGGCGAGTATGACGCTATGAGCCCATTTGAGATGTTGCAGACTGAAGGTATGCGTCGCTTTGCATCGGCGCAGTGGAACACGAACCTTACACAGGTATCGAGTCGTGCGCTCTGGGTGGATTACAACCTGGCCGAGGGCGTCTCCACGCGGTTGGATGCGGAAATCCTCCGCAAGAAGGAGCGAATCAATGCACTGCTCGCTGCACTAACCGCCGCGCGGTCGAATCGGCTGTCTGCGGAGGCGCAGCGCAATGCGGATGTCGCGGGGCGTGAAGAAGTCAATCAGATTAAGTGA
- a CDS encoding type IV secretion protein IcmW: MAAIKMAQQDEAVWDGAAIRELDLDSQSVLSHFVAGASGGDAARTLNFLLGLDGVDRWAVDYREHTLSSEDSMLLRAFIGNLQHVMQEHAAVLDHLVDPLVTLLAGLTTSRCMLILRYLAQKNDRFIEQLASTLESTSRDDVMVSTVRHRLVVFERAQMLGRIFSGARLLRIMQIMGSYRDVV; the protein is encoded by the coding sequence ATGGCTGCAATTAAAATGGCGCAACAAGATGAAGCCGTCTGGGACGGCGCGGCTATCCGCGAGTTGGATCTCGATAGCCAGTCGGTGCTGTCGCACTTCGTGGCAGGCGCGAGCGGCGGTGACGCGGCCCGAACGCTCAACTTTCTTCTCGGCCTTGACGGCGTGGATCGCTGGGCTGTGGACTACCGCGAGCATACGCTGTCGAGCGAGGACAGCATGCTCCTGCGGGCTTTCATTGGGAACCTTCAGCACGTGATGCAAGAGCACGCCGCCGTGCTGGACCATCTAGTGGATCCGCTTGTTACGTTGCTCGCAGGGCTGACCACCTCTCGTTGCATGCTGATTTTGCGGTATCTGGCCCAGAAAAATGACCGTTTCATCGAGCAGTTGGCGAGCACCCTTGAATCCACCAGCCGAGATGACGTGATGGTATCCACCGTGCGTCACAGGCTCGTTGTGTTCGAACGTGCGCAAATGCTTGGGCGCATTTTTTCCGGCGCCAGGCTGCTTCGGATTATGCAGATTATGGGGAGCTACCGTGATGTCGTGTGA